Proteins from a single region of Vicinamibacterales bacterium:
- a CDS encoding PadR family transcriptional regulator codes for MSNRDAKADVLQGTLDIMILQTLATLGASHGYAVAARIEQVSGGRLQLNMGTLYPGLMRLEQRGAIRGSWGTTDNNRKARFYDLTAAGRKLLAAERSEWDRTVAIMQALLREPS; via the coding sequence GTGTCTAATAGAGATGCCAAGGCCGATGTCCTGCAGGGGACGCTCGACATCATGATCCTGCAGACGCTGGCCACGCTCGGGGCGTCGCACGGCTACGCGGTTGCGGCGCGCATCGAGCAGGTGTCGGGCGGCCGCCTGCAGCTCAACATGGGCACGCTCTATCCCGGACTGATGCGGCTGGAGCAGCGCGGCGCGATCCGCGGCAGCTGGGGCACCACCGACAACAATCGCAAGGCGCGCTTCTACGACCTGACGGCGGCCGGGCGAAAGCTGCTCGCCGCCGAAAGGTCCGAGTGGGATCGGACCGTCGCGATCATGCAGGCGCTGCTCAGGGAGCCGAGCTAA
- a CDS encoding GNAT family N-acetyltransferase, translating into MQSLSIPRCRLSKIEPLRALFLQELNAQCRYDAAHMRKGTSQYLIRHEGRAIGYGAVKDTHESRGTLFEFYLLPVFRDQALTVLGALVDACEPEAFECQSNDLFYAALVRRMSSDLTSDTILFAIGPSNGLHSPGTVVRRRQRGDRVFEHTVEPVGDFVVDVGGDVVGTGGFLLHYNPPFADLFMEVRPDARRRGYGSFLIQELITECYLAGRVPAARTSLDNIASQRTLLKGGLRECGRMVRVRLGQG; encoded by the coding sequence ATGCAGAGCCTGTCAATCCCAAGATGCCGGCTCTCGAAGATCGAGCCCCTGCGGGCGCTGTTCCTGCAGGAGCTGAACGCGCAGTGCCGGTACGACGCGGCCCACATGCGCAAGGGCACCAGCCAGTACCTGATCCGGCATGAGGGCCGGGCGATCGGCTACGGCGCCGTCAAGGACACGCATGAGAGCCGCGGGACGCTGTTCGAGTTCTATCTGCTGCCGGTTTTTCGAGACCAGGCCCTGACCGTCCTGGGCGCGCTGGTCGACGCATGCGAACCCGAGGCGTTCGAGTGTCAGAGCAACGATCTCTTCTATGCGGCGCTGGTTCGGCGAATGTCCAGCGACCTCACGTCCGACACGATCCTCTTCGCGATTGGCCCGTCGAATGGGCTGCACTCACCGGGCACCGTAGTGCGTCGTCGGCAGCGCGGCGATCGCGTGTTCGAGCACACGGTCGAGCCCGTCGGCGACTTCGTCGTGGACGTCGGCGGTGACGTGGTCGGAACCGGTGGCTTCCTGCTTCACTACAACCCGCCGTTCGCGGATCTCTTCATGGAGGTCAGGCCCGACGCGCGCCGGCGCGGCTACGGCTCCTTCCTGATCCAGGAGCTCATCACCGAATGCTATCTCGCCGGCCGGGTGCCGGCGGCACGCACCAGCCTCGACAACATCGCGTCGCAGCGGACCCTGCTCAAGGGCGGCCTGCGCGAGTGCGGCCGTATGGTGCGCGTCCGGCTAGGGCAGGGCTGA
- a CDS encoding 3-hydroxyacyl-CoA dehydrogenase NAD-binding domain-containing protein: MIVADGTFHTLAVVGAGNMGSGIAQKMASEGFAVVLLDVDEGRVQRGLRGIEETLKDGVERKLFTPDQVEGILSRIRVTTRFEDLRDADLVVEAVFEDIAVKRDVFARLEQSCRRDAILATNTSSFAVSDVAAGTASPERVIGLHYFYHPAKNRLVEVVGGAASSAEALAGAWALQERMGKTPIRSRDACGFVVNRFFGPWLAEAVRILDEGIAGIPTIEAAAKQAFGIGMGPFELMNVTGIPIAVHTDDTLGAAFGPLYGTPDRLRRQFESGRPWDLSGEPEASVFGLVADRLAGIAFYIASALVDEGVGTIEDTDIGARVGLRWRLGPFELMNRFGLPGAASLVEDVTKRWRVTVPGLFSRQAASGKPFVFTLVRRTDRDGIATLTIDRPDALNAINEAVMAQLRDAFRAAAADPAVAGIVLAGSGKAFIAGADIRFFVKHIEAKSIGKIAAFTTAGQELLLELQRCRKPVVARVHGMALGGGVEIALACHYIVATPKATFAFPETGIGIYPGLGGTQRTTARVGRGLAKWLVLSGDTLTADQALAIGLIDRIASYEDLDAAIRDCVAKGPVTSRRPQPVPEAFRPIASRYESATLEALRASETRLGHKAPVALRLASELIDGGEGRAIEQGIAMELSHLDEIFSTADAYEGLSSLGKRRPVFKGS, from the coding sequence ATGATCGTGGCAGACGGAACGTTTCACACGCTCGCGGTCGTCGGCGCCGGCAACATGGGCAGCGGCATCGCGCAGAAGATGGCCAGCGAAGGCTTCGCGGTCGTCCTCCTCGACGTCGACGAAGGCAGAGTGCAGCGCGGGCTGCGCGGTATCGAGGAGACGCTCAAGGACGGCGTCGAGCGCAAGCTCTTCACGCCCGATCAGGTCGAGGGCATCCTCTCCCGTATTCGAGTGACGACGCGCTTCGAGGATCTGCGCGATGCCGATCTCGTCGTCGAAGCCGTGTTCGAGGACATCGCCGTCAAGCGCGACGTCTTCGCGCGGCTGGAACAGTCGTGCCGACGCGACGCGATCCTGGCGACCAATACTTCTTCGTTCGCGGTCAGTGACGTCGCCGCCGGCACCGCCTCGCCCGAGCGCGTGATCGGCCTGCACTACTTCTATCACCCTGCGAAGAACCGCCTCGTCGAGGTGGTCGGCGGCGCTGCGTCGAGCGCCGAAGCGCTTGCCGGTGCGTGGGCGCTCCAGGAGCGGATGGGGAAGACGCCAATCCGTTCACGGGACGCCTGCGGTTTCGTCGTCAACCGTTTCTTCGGACCGTGGCTCGCCGAAGCCGTCCGCATTCTCGACGAAGGGATCGCCGGCATTCCGACCATCGAGGCCGCGGCGAAGCAGGCCTTCGGCATCGGCATGGGGCCGTTCGAGCTGATGAACGTGACCGGGATTCCGATTGCCGTCCACACCGACGACACGCTCGGGGCGGCGTTCGGTCCGCTATACGGCACGCCCGACCGTCTGCGCCGGCAGTTCGAGTCGGGCCGGCCCTGGGATCTGTCAGGGGAGCCGGAGGCGTCGGTCTTCGGTCTGGTAGCGGATCGACTGGCCGGCATCGCGTTCTACATCGCCTCGGCGCTCGTCGACGAGGGTGTCGGCACAATCGAGGATACGGACATTGGCGCGCGCGTCGGGCTGCGCTGGCGCCTCGGTCCGTTCGAGCTGATGAACCGCTTCGGGCTGCCGGGCGCCGCGTCACTCGTGGAAGACGTCACGAAGCGCTGGCGGGTGACGGTGCCGGGTCTGTTCTCGAGGCAGGCCGCCAGCGGCAAGCCGTTTGTGTTCACGCTCGTCCGGCGTACCGACCGCGACGGCATCGCCACGCTCACCATCGACCGCCCCGACGCGCTCAACGCGATCAACGAAGCCGTCATGGCGCAGCTGCGCGACGCGTTCCGGGCAGCGGCCGCCGATCCCGCCGTCGCGGGCATCGTCCTGGCGGGCAGCGGCAAGGCGTTCATCGCCGGCGCCGACATCCGGTTCTTCGTCAAGCACATCGAAGCAAAGAGCATTGGGAAGATCGCCGCCTTCACGACGGCCGGACAGGAGCTGCTCCTCGAGCTGCAGCGCTGCCGCAAGCCGGTCGTCGCGCGGGTACACGGCATGGCGCTCGGCGGCGGCGTCGAAATCGCGCTCGCCTGCCACTACATCGTCGCCACCCCCAAGGCGACGTTCGCGTTTCCAGAGACTGGCATCGGCATCTACCCCGGGCTCGGCGGCACGCAGCGCACCACGGCGCGGGTCGGCCGCGGGCTGGCGAAATGGCTGGTGCTGAGCGGCGACACCCTGACGGCTGACCAGGCGCTCGCCATCGGGTTGATCGATCGGATCGCGTCCTATGAGGATCTCGACGCCGCGATCCGCGACTGTGTCGCGAAAGGGCCGGTCACCTCGCGCAGGCCGCAGCCGGTGCCGGAAGCGTTCCGTCCGATCGCCTCGCGGTATGAGTCGGCGACGCTCGAGGCGCTGCGCGCGTCGGAGACGCGCCTCGGCCACAAGGCGCCGGTCGCACTGCGGCTGGCGTCGGAGCTGATCGATGGCGGCGAAGGGCGCGCCATAGAGCAGGGGATCGCGATGGAGCTGTCGCACCTCGACGAGATCTTCTCGACGGCAGACGCCTACGAGGGACTGTCGTCGCTCGGCAAGCGGCGGCCGGTCTTCAAGGGTTCGTAG
- a CDS encoding SGNH/GDSL hydrolase family protein, which produces MRWFTVTLLLVLQAAPSRPGTERWNGTWATAPAGVSGTPEQFSGVTLRLVVHTSVGGEQVRVTISNSFGAEPLVLGAVHVAGHDHDADIVAGTDRALTFGGRASFTVPPGAQALSDPVALHVARLSDLAVSVYLPAPTAETTTHVTALQTNYVSTPGDFTAGAPFAIARTITRWPFLTGVEIVAGPQAGAIVAFGDSITDGANSTAGTNHRWPDLLAARLQQRSDLRQLGVLDEGIIGNRILHPTETQFGNLFGPAGLARFDRDVLAQPGVRFLIVLLGINDIGHPGGSAPTSDEVSAKEIAAGYRQFIERAHAHGLRVFGATLLPFEDTTLAGFFSPEKETKRQAVNQWIRTSGAFDAVIDFDEAVRDPAHPARMLPAYDGGDHLHPSDAGMQAMANAIPLELFVR; this is translated from the coding sequence ATGCGCTGGTTCACGGTCACCCTGCTGCTCGTGCTGCAGGCCGCGCCTTCGCGGCCCGGAACTGAACGCTGGAACGGGACCTGGGCGACGGCGCCGGCAGGCGTGTCGGGCACGCCCGAGCAGTTCTCCGGCGTGACGCTGCGGCTGGTCGTGCATACGAGCGTGGGCGGCGAGCAGGTGCGCGTCACAATCTCCAACAGCTTTGGTGCCGAGCCGCTCGTCCTCGGCGCGGTCCATGTCGCTGGCCACGACCATGATGCCGACATCGTGGCGGGAACCGATCGCGCGCTCACCTTCGGGGGCCGGGCCTCGTTCACGGTTCCGCCCGGCGCCCAGGCCTTGAGTGACCCGGTCGCGCTGCACGTCGCGCGGCTCTCCGATCTGGCCGTCAGCGTCTACCTGCCGGCGCCGACCGCGGAGACGACCACGCACGTGACGGCGCTGCAGACGAACTACGTGTCGACGCCGGGCGATTTCACCGCTGGGGCGCCGTTCGCGATCGCGCGGACGATCACGCGATGGCCGTTCCTGACCGGCGTCGAAATCGTGGCCGGGCCGCAGGCCGGCGCCATCGTCGCATTCGGCGATTCGATCACCGACGGGGCGAATTCGACTGCCGGCACGAACCATCGGTGGCCCGACCTGCTGGCCGCACGTCTGCAGCAGCGCTCCGATCTCCGTCAACTGGGCGTGCTCGACGAGGGGATTATCGGCAACCGCATTCTCCACCCGACCGAGACGCAGTTTGGCAACCTGTTCGGTCCCGCCGGGCTCGCCCGATTCGACCGTGACGTCCTCGCGCAGCCCGGGGTGCGGTTCCTGATCGTCCTGCTGGGCATCAACGACATCGGCCATCCGGGCGGCAGCGCGCCCACATCCGACGAGGTGAGCGCGAAGGAGATCGCCGCTGGGTACCGGCAGTTCATCGAACGCGCGCACGCCCACGGGCTACGCGTGTTCGGCGCGACTCTGCTGCCGTTCGAGGACACGACGCTCGCCGGGTTTTTCTCGCCGGAGAAGGAGACGAAGCGGCAGGCGGTGAACCAGTGGATCCGCACGAGCGGCGCTTTCGACGCGGTGATCGACTTCGACGAGGCGGTCCGGGATCCGGCGCACCCAGCCCGCATGCTGCCGGCCTACGACGGCGGCGACCACCTGCATCCGAGCGACGCCGGCATGCAGGCGATGGCGAACGCGATCCCCCTGGAGCTGTTTGTACGCTGA
- a CDS encoding feruloyl-CoA synthase — MRYRAARLGDLRPVIEHGGAGVITMHAARLLGAYPRSITDRLVHWAAAAPERALLAWREGDRFVSLTYGEALTRVRAVAQALLDRRLSADRPLAILSGNDVHHLVLALAAQYAGVLHAPVSPAYSLVSRDYGTLGHVARTLTPGLVYAADARYAAALASMAAPRVETIDANDMPALLATRPTSDVDRAHSAIDPDAPAKILFTSGSMGLPKGVVNTHRMLAANQQMILETLPFLGDEPPVLVDWLPWHHTFGGNHNVGIALYNGGTLYLDEGRPLPGQFEESVRNLREVAPTVYFNVPRGYEELVKALARDRTLAERFFSPRLRLLFYAAASLSQHVADELARIAVETCGERLMLVTGLGSTETAPMAICRPWESDLASHIGLPVPGVDLRLVPAGGARYEVRVKGANVTPGYWRDPQRTAAAFDAHGYFGMGDAVRFAVPGDPAQGLLFDGRIGEDFKLSTGTWVGVGVLRAAIVAHFVPFVRDAVIAGHDRDCLAMLAVPDQDACRRLCPDLDGAPFTEVAAHPAVRGAIAGRLTSFSAQATGSATRVARAILLVEPLSLDHQEMTDKGSINQRAVLARRAGLVDDLYADAPGPHVIIGDAP, encoded by the coding sequence ATGCGGTATCGCGCGGCGCGGCTGGGGGATTTGCGTCCGGTAATCGAGCACGGCGGCGCCGGCGTGATCACCATGCACGCCGCGCGCCTGCTCGGCGCGTATCCGCGATCGATCACCGATCGCCTGGTCCACTGGGCCGCGGCCGCCCCCGAGCGCGCGCTGCTGGCCTGGCGCGAGGGCGATCGCTTCGTCTCCCTCACCTACGGCGAGGCGCTGACGCGGGTCCGCGCCGTCGCGCAGGCGCTGCTCGATCGCCGGTTGTCGGCCGATCGCCCGCTGGCGATCCTTTCCGGCAACGACGTCCACCACCTGGTGCTCGCGCTTGCGGCGCAGTACGCCGGCGTGCTCCATGCGCCGGTGTCCCCGGCCTACTCGCTGGTCTCGCGTGACTACGGCACACTCGGCCACGTCGCCCGCACGCTCACGCCGGGGCTCGTCTACGCCGCCGATGCGCGCTATGCGGCGGCGCTGGCGTCGATGGCGGCGCCGCGCGTCGAAACGATCGACGCGAACGACATGCCGGCGCTGCTCGCGACGCGGCCGACCTCCGACGTCGACCGCGCGCACTCCGCGATCGATCCCGATGCGCCCGCGAAGATCCTCTTCACCTCGGGATCGATGGGGTTGCCCAAGGGGGTCGTCAACACCCACCGCATGCTGGCGGCGAACCAGCAGATGATTCTCGAGACGCTGCCGTTCCTCGGCGATGAGCCGCCGGTGCTGGTCGACTGGCTGCCGTGGCATCACACTTTCGGCGGCAACCACAACGTCGGCATCGCGCTCTACAACGGCGGGACGCTGTACCTCGACGAAGGGCGGCCGCTCCCAGGGCAATTCGAGGAGAGCGTCCGCAACCTGCGCGAGGTCGCCCCGACGGTGTACTTCAACGTCCCGCGCGGCTACGAGGAACTGGTGAAGGCGCTGGCGCGCGACCGCACGCTGGCCGAGCGTTTCTTCAGTCCCCGCCTGCGGCTGCTCTTCTACGCCGCCGCCAGTCTGTCGCAGCACGTGGCCGACGAGCTCGCCAGGATTGCAGTCGAGACCTGCGGCGAGCGGCTGATGCTCGTCACCGGTCTCGGCTCCACCGAAACGGCGCCGATGGCCATCTGCCGCCCGTGGGAGAGCGATCTCGCGTCGCACATCGGCCTGCCGGTGCCGGGCGTCGACCTCAGGCTCGTCCCGGCCGGTGGTGCCCGCTATGAAGTGCGGGTGAAGGGAGCGAACGTCACCCCGGGATACTGGCGCGATCCGCAGCGGACGGCCGCGGCGTTTGACGCGCACGGTTACTTCGGCATGGGCGACGCCGTCCGCTTTGCCGTGCCTGGGGATCCGGCACAGGGGCTCCTCTTCGACGGCCGCATCGGCGAGGACTTCAAGCTTTCGACCGGCACCTGGGTTGGCGTCGGCGTGCTGCGGGCGGCGATCGTGGCGCACTTCGTGCCGTTCGTGCGCGACGCGGTGATCGCGGGCCACGACCGGGACTGCCTCGCGATGCTCGCGGTGCCGGACCAGGACGCCTGCCGGCGGCTGTGTCCCGACCTCGACGGCGCGCCCTTCACGGAGGTCGCCGCGCATCCTGCGGTCCGCGGCGCGATCGCCGGGCGGCTGACCTCGTTCTCGGCACAGGCGACCGGCAGCGCGACGCGCGTCGCGCGCGCCATTCTGCTCGTCGAACCGCTGTCGCTCGACCATCAGGAAATGACCGACAAGGGATCCATCAACCAGCGCGCCGTCCTCGCGCGCCGCGCCGGGCTCGTCGACGATCTCTACGCCGACGCGCCAGGCCCGCACGTCATCATCGGAGACGCGCCGTGA
- a CDS encoding amidohydrolase family protein, with the protein MTRPGLDISQLTAFDVHVHLEHQGDLTDTEKAAAKHFRAGGAPRDWPSQAEYFRSRRIGCVVFMVDETLTGRSYPTNDQVAQFAADNRDIAIAFCSINPHRGKDGVAEAKRLVSGGLVRGLKLHPPLQEFFPNDRMAYPLYEVFAEAGLPVLFHTGHSGIGTGMRGGGGVRLKYGSPMPIDDVAVDFPDLPIIMAHPSFPWQDEAISICMHKPQVYIDLSGWSPKYFSPTLVQYANTVLKHKVLFGSDYPWITPEKWMADFATISIKDEVRPLIMKENAARLFGLT; encoded by the coding sequence GTGACCCGACCGGGACTCGACATCAGCCAGTTGACCGCCTTCGACGTCCACGTCCATCTCGAGCATCAGGGCGACCTGACGGACACCGAGAAGGCGGCCGCGAAGCATTTCAGGGCGGGGGGGGCGCCGCGAGATTGGCCGTCGCAGGCGGAATATTTCCGCTCGCGCCGGATCGGCTGCGTCGTCTTCATGGTGGACGAGACGCTGACCGGCCGCTCGTACCCCACCAACGATCAAGTTGCGCAGTTTGCCGCCGACAATCGCGACATCGCGATCGCGTTCTGCAGCATCAACCCGCATCGCGGCAAGGACGGAGTCGCGGAAGCGAAGCGGCTGGTGAGCGGCGGCCTCGTCCGCGGCCTGAAGCTGCACCCGCCGCTTCAGGAGTTCTTCCCGAACGACCGGATGGCCTACCCCCTCTACGAGGTGTTTGCGGAGGCCGGCCTGCCCGTGCTCTTCCACACCGGACATAGCGGCATCGGCACCGGCATGCGCGGCGGCGGCGGCGTCCGCCTCAAGTACGGCAGCCCGATGCCGATCGACGACGTGGCCGTCGATTTCCCCGATCTGCCGATCATCATGGCGCACCCGTCGTTCCCCTGGCAGGACGAGGCGATCTCGATCTGCATGCACAAGCCGCAGGTCTACATCGATCTCTCGGGCTGGTCGCCGAAGTACTTCTCCCCCACGCTCGTGCAGTACGCCAACACCGTGCTGAAGCACAAAGTGCTTTTCGGCTCGGACTACCCCTGGATCACACCGGAGAAATGGATGGCGGACTTCGCGACGATTTCGATCAAGGACGAGGTGCGGCCGCTCATCATGAAGGAGAACGCCGCGCGGCTGTTTGGGCTGACGTAG
- a CDS encoding MFS transporter, producing the protein MPNTQPPTPGTPAPLLTDGQRWTIVGLLAASITINLLDRQTLSVLAPLLREQWKWTNAQYGYIAIAFNLGMMLGQIPAGQLMDRVGTRIGLPVIFTAWSLICALHAVAGPGTALDSLADSLYGLVPGVPVVAAGIAGFIVLRFLMGLAECGNYTAGIKALAGLFPPATRSRAGGLFNAGAQLGSVIAPSFILSVLIVQMGMSWKAAFIIPPALGLLWLIPWFAVFPDKERMAAIAIKPAALGTPSATAVATDVSLGRLIGNHKVLGLLLIRAFTGPITTFYWTWLPLYLRQGRGLTLFATGFLASVPNLIGMSGNIVGGFITDGFVKRMGADRGRKLAFVCAFSLGALSMTMPWIENNYLAVLLMGLALFGNQWVAAAYIGTVGDVVPQQLAGRVNGIAGFGDNGASMLAVLFTGVIVDHYGWSKVFVGAGALPLLAMVSVFFVLRRIEPATFD; encoded by the coding sequence ATGCCCAACACCCAACCCCCAACGCCCGGCACACCGGCGCCGCTGCTGACCGACGGCCAGCGCTGGACGATCGTCGGACTGCTGGCCGCGTCGATCACCATCAACCTGCTCGACCGGCAGACGCTGTCGGTGCTGGCGCCGCTGCTGCGCGAGCAGTGGAAGTGGACCAACGCGCAGTACGGCTACATCGCCATCGCTTTCAATCTCGGCATGATGCTCGGCCAGATTCCCGCCGGGCAGCTGATGGATCGCGTCGGCACGCGTATCGGCCTGCCGGTCATCTTTACCGCCTGGTCGCTGATCTGCGCGCTGCACGCGGTCGCTGGCCCCGGCACGGCCCTCGACTCGCTCGCGGATTCCCTCTACGGTCTGGTCCCAGGCGTGCCCGTCGTGGCCGCCGGCATCGCCGGCTTCATCGTGCTGCGGTTCCTGATGGGGCTCGCCGAATGCGGGAACTACACGGCGGGCATCAAGGCGCTCGCCGGTCTGTTCCCGCCGGCGACCCGCTCGCGGGCCGGCGGCCTGTTCAACGCCGGCGCCCAGCTCGGGTCGGTGATCGCGCCGTCGTTCATCCTGTCGGTCCTTATCGTGCAGATGGGCATGAGCTGGAAAGCGGCGTTCATCATTCCGCCGGCGCTCGGCCTCCTGTGGCTGATTCCGTGGTTCGCCGTGTTCCCCGACAAAGAACGGATGGCCGCGATCGCCATCAAGCCGGCGGCCCTCGGCACGCCGTCTGCCACGGCGGTTGCGACCGACGTCAGCCTCGGCCGCCTGATCGGCAACCACAAGGTGCTCGGCCTGTTGCTCATTCGCGCGTTCACCGGGCCCATCACGACGTTCTACTGGACGTGGCTGCCGTTGTACCTGCGGCAGGGGCGTGGCCTGACGCTCTTCGCGACAGGCTTCCTCGCCTCCGTTCCCAACCTGATCGGCATGTCGGGCAACATCGTCGGCGGTTTCATCACCGACGGGTTCGTCAAGCGGATGGGCGCCGATCGCGGCCGCAAGCTGGCCTTCGTCTGCGCGTTCTCGCTCGGCGCGCTCAGCATGACGATGCCGTGGATCGAGAACAACTACCTGGCCGTGCTGCTGATGGGCCTCGCGCTCTTCGGCAACCAGTGGGTCGCGGCCGCCTACATCGGTACCGTCGGCGACGTCGTGCCGCAGCAGCTGGCTGGGCGCGTCAACGGCATTGCCGGCTTCGGCGACAACGGTGCCTCGATGCTGGCGGTGCTCTTTACCGGCGTGATCGTCGATCACTACGGCTGGTCGAAGGTGTTCGTCGGCGCCGGGGCGCTGCCGCTGCTGGCGATGGTCAGTGTGTTCTTCGTGCTGCGCCGGATCGAGCCGGCGACATTCGACTGA
- a CDS encoding DUF1579 family protein: MPTPRAVWLVTLVVVNLLANPIVASAQKTDAEHARLTAMAGTWDVEMTFWLRPGGAGLPTPGTSTIRPLFDGRFVEEKIEGALNGTPFTTLAWTGFNPETHQYEATRISSTNLARVAEAGGYDERTKQFELKAEYPLAGDTWRQRTVIQMTSQDAMIAASYLSFGSVPEWKAVEIKYTRKAR, encoded by the coding sequence ATGCCGACTCCTCGTGCCGTATGGCTTGTCACGCTCGTCGTCGTGAACTTACTTGCCAACCCGATCGTCGCGTCGGCACAGAAGACCGACGCGGAGCATGCCCGCCTGACCGCGATGGCCGGCACCTGGGACGTCGAGATGACGTTCTGGCTGCGGCCAGGCGGCGCCGGCCTTCCGACCCCAGGCACCTCGACGATCCGCCCGCTCTTCGACGGACGCTTCGTCGAGGAGAAAATCGAAGGCGCCCTGAACGGGACGCCGTTCACGACCCTTGCCTGGACCGGCTTCAACCCGGAGACGCACCAGTACGAGGCGACGCGCATCTCCAGCACCAACCTCGCCCGCGTCGCGGAGGCCGGCGGCTACGACGAACGGACGAAACAATTCGAGTTGAAGGCGGAGTATCCGCTCGCCGGCGATACCTGGCGTCAGCGGACGGTCATCCAGATGACGTCGCAGGACGCGATGATCGCGGCCAGTTATCTCAGCTTCGGCAGTGTGCCGGAGTGGAAAGCCGTCGAGATCAAATACACGCGCAAGGCCCGCTGA
- a CDS encoding Gfo/Idh/MocA family oxidoreductase: MLRELRVALLGQGFMGKAHSNAFAQVGHFYDTPFSIRRTLLCGRDPDSLKTMAARWGWEETSTDWRTAISRTDIDLVDIALPNHLHGEAAIAAAEAGKIVLCEKPLSLTVEEGERMLAAARHVRTMVWYNYRRVPAISFARQLIADGRLGTVFHYDAAYRQQWGPDRSRDGTWKMDPSQAGSGVAGDLLTHLLDTALYLNGPVSEGLAMRKTFAPGRQIDDAFLALLRFANGSVGQFQATRFGIGCRNANSFQMHGSGGMLRFNLERLNHLEFADANDAATDQGTKDILVTDMKHPVFPHFWRPAHIIGYEHTFIAALGEFLEALASDAPFHPDFEDGLAVQRVLGALEQSATSGQWTPVAS, from the coding sequence GTGCTGCGCGAGCTCCGCGTTGCCCTGCTCGGACAGGGCTTCATGGGCAAGGCGCACTCCAACGCCTTCGCCCAGGTCGGCCACTTCTACGACACGCCATTTTCCATCCGGCGCACGCTCCTGTGCGGCCGCGATCCGGACTCGCTGAAAACGATGGCCGCGCGCTGGGGGTGGGAAGAGACGTCCACCGACTGGCGCACGGCGATCAGCCGCACAGACATCGACCTCGTCGACATTGCGCTCCCGAATCATCTCCACGGTGAAGCCGCGATCGCGGCGGCCGAGGCCGGCAAGATCGTGCTCTGCGAGAAGCCGCTGTCGCTGACCGTCGAGGAAGGCGAGCGGATGCTGGCGGCGGCAAGACACGTCCGGACGATGGTCTGGTACAACTACCGCCGCGTGCCGGCGATCTCGTTCGCGCGCCAGTTGATCGCGGACGGCCGTCTCGGCACCGTCTTCCACTACGACGCGGCCTACCGCCAGCAGTGGGGGCCGGATCGATCGCGCGACGGCACCTGGAAGATGGATCCCTCGCAGGCGGGCTCGGGCGTGGCCGGTGATCTCCTGACGCACCTGCTCGACACAGCCCTCTATCTGAACGGTCCGGTGTCGGAGGGGCTCGCGATGCGGAAGACGTTCGCGCCCGGCAGACAGATCGACGATGCGTTTCTCGCCCTGCTGCGGTTCGCCAACGGCAGCGTCGGCCAGTTCCAGGCGACGCGGTTCGGTATCGGCTGCCGGAACGCCAACAGCTTCCAGATGCACGGCTCCGGCGGCATGCTGCGCTTCAACCTCGAGCGGTTGAACCACCTCGAGTTCGCCGACGCGAACGACGCGGCCACCGATCAGGGCACCAAGGACATCCTCGTCACCGACATGAAGCACCCGGTGTTTCCGCACTTCTGGCGGCCGGCGCACATCATCGGCTACGAGCACACGTTCATCGCTGCGCTTGGCGAGTTCCTCGAGGCGCTCGCCAGTGACGCGCCATTCCACCCCGACTTCGAGGACGGCCTGGCGGTGCAGCGCGTGCTCGGCGCCCTCGAGCAGTCGGCGACATCCGGCCAGTGGACGCCGGTCGCGAGCTGA
- a CDS encoding DUF1080 domain-containing protein — MKTMAAGVAVLISLSWQIPGFIGNEVQPPKMNVPAGFTPIFNGRDLGGWHVSKTNHHGTTPDYHVLHGLIVGTQQPLGGGGILVTDKKYRNVEVYLEVKPDWGCDSGLFLRSDEAGNAYQVTLDYLNGGTVGGMYGEGLTGVTDANTPPKFSPEALWTKVWKREDWNRVRARIEGDVPHVQAWINDQQVLDFTDTANHAAGGITEGPIAIQIHGGPERWVPGGFWRWRVIAVKELP; from the coding sequence ATGAAAACGATGGCCGCCGGCGTCGCCGTGCTGATTTCCTTGTCGTGGCAGATTCCGGGGTTCATCGGCAACGAGGTGCAGCCGCCGAAGATGAACGTCCCCGCCGGGTTCACGCCGATCTTCAACGGCAGGGATCTGGGCGGCTGGCACGTGAGCAAGACCAATCATCACGGCACCACGCCGGACTATCACGTCCTGCACGGCCTGATCGTCGGCACGCAACAGCCGCTCGGCGGCGGCGGCATTCTCGTCACCGACAAGAAGTATCGGAACGTCGAGGTCTATCTCGAGGTCAAGCCCGACTGGGGCTGCGACAGCGGGCTCTTCCTGCGTTCGGATGAAGCCGGCAACGCCTACCAGGTCACGCTCGACTACCTGAACGGCGGGACGGTCGGCGGCATGTACGGCGAAGGATTGACCGGCGTCACCGACGCGAACACACCGCCGAAGTTCAGTCCGGAGGCGCTGTGGACGAAGGTGTGGAAGCGCGAGGACTGGAACCGCGTCCGCGCGCGAATCGAGGGCGACGTACCGCACGTGCAGGCGTGGATCAACGATCAGCAGGTGCTCGACTTCACCGATACCGCCAATCACGCGGCAGGCGGGATCACTGAAGGCCCGATCGCGATCCAGATTCACGGCGGTCCCGAGCGCTGGGTGCCCGGCGGTTTCTGGCGGTGGCGCGTGATTGCCGTGAAGGAACTGCCGTAA